A window of Haliscomenobacter hydrossis DSM 1100 contains these coding sequences:
- a CDS encoding DUF4271 domain-containing protein, with protein sequence MKQKIIFLLFYFMFLLVVPNILSAQSSENPFELLHRKGIKPSALPVDSAVLNNPFDLLARPSATALLLPTEAAKPIKKRREWKMPELDFKFNLSPTAVLQRLNFGVTTFILLTLAFFMTLLIGTIGKVFQGFANENAFNQLFREREGRGFGVYAILYIAFLIYFGIFLFYLLRHFQANFGFGHVLQLGICVGGVLLGFGFKHLVLWLIGVIFPVSREISRYNFIMLIFGASLGFLLGPVNILLAYGPEHLHEFLLWGTISIVGLVYAFRSVRSLWQAGRIFASHQFHFLLYICTVEIAPVLTVVKFILNQQ encoded by the coding sequence TTGAAGCAGAAGATTATATTTTTACTTTTTTATTTTATGTTTCTCCTGGTTGTGCCGAATATTCTTTCGGCTCAAAGCAGTGAGAATCCTTTTGAGTTGCTGCACCGTAAGGGCATCAAGCCCAGCGCACTACCTGTCGACTCTGCGGTTTTGAATAATCCTTTTGATCTTTTAGCTCGCCCATCTGCTACGGCGTTACTGCTTCCAACCGAAGCAGCCAAGCCCATAAAAAAAAGACGGGAATGGAAAATGCCTGAACTGGATTTCAAGTTCAATTTGAGCCCAACGGCCGTACTCCAACGCCTTAATTTTGGCGTCACCACCTTCATTTTACTCACACTGGCGTTTTTCATGACCCTATTGATCGGCACTATTGGCAAAGTATTTCAAGGTTTTGCCAATGAAAATGCCTTCAATCAGCTTTTCCGCGAGCGCGAAGGCCGTGGATTTGGCGTGTATGCCATCTTGTACATAGCATTCCTGATTTATTTCGGGATATTTTTGTTCTACTTGTTGCGCCACTTCCAAGCCAATTTTGGCTTCGGGCATGTGCTGCAATTAGGCATTTGTGTGGGTGGGGTCCTCCTCGGATTTGGCTTCAAACACCTGGTATTGTGGCTGATTGGGGTGATATTTCCGGTAAGCCGCGAAATATCTCGTTACAATTTCATCATGCTCATTTTTGGCGCAAGTTTAGGGTTTTTACTGGGGCCGGTTAACATCTTACTCGCTTACGGCCCCGAACATCTGCACGAATTTTTACTGTGGGGAACCATTAGCATAGTTGGATTGGTTTATGCATTCAGATCCGTCCGCAGCCTGTGGCAGGCGGGCCGTATTTTTGCATCACACCAATTTCACTTTTTGTTGTATATTTGCACTGTCGAAATCGCTCCTGTTCTCACTGTGGTCAAATTTATTTTGAATCAACAGTAA
- a CDS encoding DUF1573 domain-containing protein — MKYFVVVLLILGGLGTLAAQSTTAEAKIKKNEASAKSKAKKAPALIWDKIEHDFGAIPQGKPVTAVFKIKNKSKTPLIFTSVSASCGCTTPTYTKEPIAPGKTGEITATYNALAPGEFNKQVVVNTNLSEEQVLLRLKGKVEQPAN; from the coding sequence ATGAAATATTTTGTCGTTGTGTTGCTAATCCTGGGTGGTTTGGGTACCCTTGCGGCACAAAGCACCACTGCGGAAGCTAAAATCAAAAAGAATGAAGCTTCTGCCAAAAGTAAGGCTAAAAAAGCACCGGCCCTTATTTGGGACAAAATTGAGCACGATTTTGGCGCCATTCCTCAAGGGAAGCCAGTTACGGCGGTATTCAAAATCAAAAACAAGAGCAAAACACCCTTGATTTTTACTTCGGTGAGTGCCTCTTGCGGATGTACTACCCCTACCTACACCAAAGAACCCATTGCTCCAGGCAAAACCGGCGAAATCACGGCAACCTACAATGCACTGGCTCCTGGTGAGTTCAACAAACAAGTGGTCGTAAACACCAACCTGAGTGAAGAACAAGTGCTGCTGCGTTTGAAAGGAAAGGTGGAACAGCCCGCGAACTAA
- a CDS encoding M20/M25/M40 family metallo-hydrolase, with protein MKLKLMALFLVFGYQLVGLHAQSNPKSDADAFYIREIYNVALTKGKSYPWLEYLCNRIGARLSGTPQAASAVEYTRQMLDTMGLDSVWLQPCMVPHWNRGEKEIVRITHSKMGSFDLKALALGNSEGTGPNGLAAEVIEVKRLDELESLGRERLAGKIVFFNRPMDPTQLNTFAAYGGAVDQRGLGASRASKYGALAVLVRSMTTRLDDVPHTGSSTYEPGVTPIPALGISTNDAELLSRLLKEEPVRVYIRNTSHMMGMKPSHNVIGEIRGSEKPEEIILIGGHLDSWDVGTGAHDDGAGCVQAMDVLQVLKRLNYRPKRTIRCVLFMNEENGLKGGQAYAEVSNRKKEFHLAAIESDRGGFTPRGFTCESENRAFDKKYKQIMEWSPLLEAYGLSFKRGGSGADIGPLRSQKGVLFGFEPDSQRYFDYHHTAIDTFETVNKRELELGTAAMTALVYLLDKFGLE; from the coding sequence ATGAAGCTGAAATTAATGGCTTTGTTCCTTGTATTTGGATATCAATTGGTTGGTTTACATGCCCAATCAAACCCAAAATCGGACGCTGATGCCTTCTACATCCGCGAAATTTACAATGTAGCCCTGACCAAAGGTAAGTCATACCCCTGGTTGGAGTACCTCTGCAACCGCATTGGTGCCCGCCTGAGTGGCACCCCCCAAGCAGCTTCTGCCGTGGAATATACGCGCCAAATGCTGGATACCATGGGCTTGGACTCGGTATGGCTTCAGCCCTGTATGGTGCCTCACTGGAACCGTGGAGAAAAAGAAATCGTGCGCATCACCCACTCCAAAATGGGCAGCTTTGACCTCAAAGCGCTGGCACTGGGCAATTCAGAAGGAACTGGTCCCAACGGATTGGCGGCTGAAGTCATCGAGGTTAAACGCCTGGATGAACTGGAAAGTCTGGGACGGGAACGCCTGGCGGGAAAAATCGTATTTTTCAACCGTCCGATGGATCCTACCCAACTCAATACTTTTGCGGCATACGGCGGAGCAGTAGACCAGCGTGGTTTGGGGGCATCACGCGCTTCAAAATATGGTGCCCTGGCCGTTTTGGTACGTTCCATGACCACCCGGCTCGATGATGTACCCCACACCGGAAGTTCCACTTATGAACCGGGAGTTACGCCAATTCCGGCACTCGGCATCAGCACCAACGACGCTGAGTTGTTGAGTCGTTTGCTCAAAGAAGAACCCGTACGCGTTTATATCCGCAACACGAGCCACATGATGGGCATGAAACCTTCCCACAACGTCATTGGGGAAATCAGGGGGAGTGAAAAGCCCGAAGAAATCATCCTCATTGGTGGGCACCTTGATTCATGGGACGTAGGTACAGGTGCTCACGACGACGGAGCTGGCTGCGTACAAGCCATGGATGTACTGCAAGTCTTGAAGCGCTTGAATTACCGGCCCAAACGCACCATTCGTTGTGTCTTGTTTATGAATGAGGAAAATGGCTTGAAAGGTGGCCAGGCCTACGCGGAGGTATCCAACCGCAAAAAAGAATTTCACCTGGCAGCCATCGAATCAGACCGGGGTGGATTCACACCAAGGGGCTTTACCTGTGAGTCCGAAAACCGGGCCTTTGACAAAAAATACAAGCAGATTATGGAATGGTCGCCCCTATTAGAGGCTTATGGATTGAGTTTCAAAAGAGGGGGATCAGGGGCAGACATCGGCCCACTGCGCTCACAAAAGGGCGTGCTGTTTGGTTTTGAACCCGACTCCCAACGTTACTTTGACTACCACCATACCGCCATCGATACTTTTGAAACGGTCAACAAACGGGAACTGGAGTTGGGCACAGCTGCCATGACCGCCCTGGTGTATCTCCTGGATAAGTTTGGATTGGAGTAA
- a CDS encoding M1 family metallopeptidase, giving the protein MLKKPSIQPIWISLSLLTLLGSVNMFAQPVSNHGNKFEQLTDLLPDPNNYRNVDGAPGAEYWQQRCDYDIECTLDVNNLRLNGSELISYHNQSPQTLRYLWLQLDENQHDANNPNQVFDPTSINGTMSENQMQGLEAGKGKDKFGCKIQEVIDANGKPLKYSINQTMMRIELPEPLKPGAAFSFRIKWHYYLVDRINIAKIASNSATNLARGGYEYFSEEDNYIFTITQWYPRLCVYSDFAGWQNKQFTGRAEFALSFGNFVVKMTLPTDYVVAATGECLNYSTLLSPAQYARWQQAQQAKEPIEIVTLDEAKKNEKAKRSTELKTWIYKADNVRDFAWGASRKFVWDALANTTEEGKKVMCMSYYAKEAYPIYRRYSTKAIQHTINTYSKYTIPFPYPTAISVEAANGMEYPMICFNPGRAEPDGTYSEATKIDAVSTIIHEVGHNYFPMIINSDERQWSWFDEGLNSFVQFVAEREMDNDYKPWFGPAHQIVDYMKMPKDQLEPIMTNSDNIVDFFANAYRKPATALNILRETVMGRELFDYAFKEYCRRWAFKHPTPADFFRTMEDASGVDLDWFWRGWFYTVDAVDISLDSIKYYRVDLDNNPKREEITESTKLEKPFDDINKRNNKQAGKVPLIERDTSLKDFYTTYRPWESADSVQQTKVYLYDQPYSKEEKSKKFGDKHYYELQFSNKGGLIMPIVLEWTFADGTTQVDRIPAEIWRKNENQFKKVFVKDKMVKAVRLDPFRETADIDESNNNWPVKQVPTRFQVFKAHKVEEGPNPMQKAKGKKAKP; this is encoded by the coding sequence ATGCTCAAAAAGCCCTCCATCCAGCCCATCTGGATTAGCCTTAGCCTTTTGACGTTGCTAGGCAGCGTGAATATGTTTGCCCAACCCGTTTCCAACCACGGCAATAAATTTGAACAGCTCACTGACCTCCTACCCGATCCCAACAACTACCGCAACGTAGATGGTGCCCCGGGTGCTGAGTACTGGCAGCAACGTTGTGATTACGATATTGAATGTACCCTCGATGTGAACAACCTGCGCCTCAACGGCAGCGAATTGATCAGCTACCACAACCAATCGCCTCAAACCCTGCGCTACCTCTGGTTGCAGCTCGACGAAAATCAGCATGATGCCAACAACCCCAACCAGGTTTTTGATCCCACCAGCATCAACGGGACCATGAGCGAAAACCAAATGCAGGGTCTGGAAGCCGGAAAAGGCAAGGATAAATTTGGCTGCAAAATCCAGGAAGTCATCGATGCCAATGGCAAACCCCTCAAATACTCGATCAACCAAACCATGATGCGCATTGAGTTGCCCGAACCCCTCAAACCCGGAGCTGCTTTTTCTTTCCGCATCAAATGGCATTATTATTTGGTAGACCGCATCAACATTGCCAAGATTGCCAGCAACAGCGCGACCAACCTCGCGCGGGGCGGCTACGAATATTTTTCAGAGGAAGACAACTACATTTTTACCATCACGCAGTGGTATCCACGTTTGTGCGTGTACAGCGATTTTGCCGGATGGCAGAACAAACAATTCACCGGCCGTGCCGAATTCGCCCTCAGCTTTGGCAATTTTGTGGTCAAAATGACCTTGCCTACCGATTATGTGGTGGCCGCCACGGGGGAATGTCTCAATTATTCTACCCTGCTAAGCCCTGCTCAATACGCCCGGTGGCAACAAGCCCAGCAAGCCAAAGAGCCGATCGAGATTGTGACATTGGATGAAGCCAAAAAGAATGAAAAGGCCAAACGCAGCACCGAGCTCAAAACCTGGATTTACAAAGCCGACAATGTGCGTGACTTTGCCTGGGGCGCCAGCCGAAAATTCGTGTGGGATGCCCTGGCCAATACCACCGAGGAAGGCAAAAAGGTGATGTGCATGAGTTACTACGCCAAAGAGGCTTACCCCATTTACCGTCGCTATTCTACCAAAGCCATCCAACATACCATTAATACCTATTCGAAATATACAATTCCTTTTCCTTACCCAACGGCCATCTCCGTAGAAGCCGCCAATGGTATGGAATACCCGATGATTTGCTTCAATCCCGGTCGAGCTGAACCGGATGGAACCTACTCCGAAGCGACCAAAATCGATGCCGTTTCCACCATCATTCACGAGGTGGGTCACAATTATTTCCCGATGATCATCAACAGCGACGAGCGCCAATGGAGTTGGTTTGATGAAGGACTCAACAGTTTTGTACAGTTTGTGGCCGAGCGCGAGATGGACAACGACTACAAGCCCTGGTTTGGGCCCGCCCATCAAATTGTGGACTACATGAAGATGCCCAAAGACCAGTTGGAGCCGATCATGACCAACAGTGACAACATCGTTGACTTTTTTGCCAACGCCTACCGCAAGCCCGCTACGGCACTCAACATCTTGCGCGAAACGGTCATGGGGCGCGAGCTTTTTGACTATGCCTTTAAGGAGTACTGCCGCCGCTGGGCGTTTAAACATCCCACGCCTGCTGATTTTTTCCGAACCATGGAAGACGCCAGTGGCGTAGACCTCGACTGGTTTTGGCGGGGCTGGTTCTATACTGTAGATGCGGTTGACATCTCCCTGGATAGCATCAAATACTACCGGGTTGATTTGGACAACAATCCAAAACGTGAGGAAATCACGGAGTCGACCAAACTGGAAAAACCTTTTGACGACATCAACAAACGGAACAACAAACAGGCTGGGAAAGTACCCTTGATCGAACGCGATACAAGCCTGAAAGATTTTTATACCACATATCGTCCCTGGGAAAGCGCTGACTCTGTGCAACAAACCAAGGTTTATCTTTACGACCAGCCGTATAGCAAAGAAGAAAAGTCCAAGAAATTTGGCGACAAGCATTACTACGAGCTACAATTCAGCAACAAAGGTGGCTTGATCATGCCCATTGTGCTGGAATGGACCTTTGCCGACGGCACCACGCAGGTCGATCGCATCCCTGCCGAGATTTGGCGCAAAAATGAAAACCAGTTCAAGAAGGTGTTTGTAAAAGACAAAATGGTCAAAGCCGTGCGTCTTGATCCTTTCCGCGAAACGGCAGACATTGACGAAAGCAACAACAATTGGCCTGTGAAACAAGTACCAACCCGTTTTCAGGTATTCAAAGCGCATAAAGTAGAGGAAGGTCCAAATCCGATGCAGAAGGCAAAGGGGAAAAAGGCAAAACCGTGA
- a CDS encoding putative toxin-antitoxin system toxin component, PIN family, with product MKIVLDTNVLLTSISERSSIHSIFSGFLDEGYELCVTTDILIEYEEIITRHLGSNVASAVLQVIENAPNVKWITRYYVWRLIEADPDDNKFVDCAIAANATYIVSEDRHFGILQQIPYPKLNVIKAKVFQQLLKDQEGV from the coding sequence ATGAAAATTGTACTGGATACCAATGTCTTATTGACTTCTATATCTGAACGGTCTTCTATTCACAGCATTTTTTCGGGTTTTCTCGATGAAGGATATGAACTTTGTGTCACCACTGATATCCTGATTGAATACGAAGAAATCATAACTCGCCATTTGGGTTCAAATGTAGCCTCTGCTGTATTACAAGTCATTGAAAATGCGCCTAATGTCAAATGGATAACGCGTTACTACGTTTGGCGGCTCATTGAAGCAGATCCGGATGATAATAAATTTGTCGATTGTGCCATTGCAGCAAACGCCACTTATATTGTGAGTGAAGATCGTCACTTTGGAATCTTGCAACAAATCCCCTATCCAAAGTTGAACGTAATCAAAGCAAAGGTTTTTCAACAGCTACTCAAAGACCAGGAGGGTGTTTAA
- a CDS encoding leucine-rich repeat domain-containing protein, with protein sequence MSTLALQLIEKEKQEKTGILDLGNCGLTQLPEELFELEWLEVLYLNYDHYDWDKKIWIPSQNKGKLNQIEILTDGFLQLINLKELQIHEQEIKDFTIIGKSKRLKHINIYGSLIKDASFLQGLSALQTLDLRSNRIEDTSFLQGLSALQTLDLSSNRIEDISYLQGLSALQTLDLSSNRIGDFSYLQGLSALQTLYLRDNRIEDISYLQGLSALQTLDLRSNRIEGISYLQGLSALQTLHLRDNQIEDISYLQGLSALQTLDLSSNRIEGISYLQGLSALQTLDLSANQIEDISYLQGLSALQTLDLSSNRIEDISYLQGLSALQTLYLSANQIEDISYLQGLSALKTLYLSNSQIHNISYLQGLSALQTLDLSNSQIHNISYLQGLSALQTLRLSNSQIHNISYLQGLSALRTLDLSFNQIEDISYLQGLSALRTLDLSYNQIQDISYLQGLNVLQTLNLRSNHVQDISYLQGLSALQTLDLRSNQIQNINPLVPLLSHLDLTWNNHSKKAIVIGNNPLNTPHLKLSKKEKMLY encoded by the coding sequence ATGTCTACCTTAGCCCTACAATTAATCGAAAAAGAAAAACAAGAAAAAACTGGCATTCTGGACCTAGGAAATTGTGGTTTAACCCAACTGCCAGAAGAACTGTTTGAATTAGAATGGCTTGAAGTGCTTTATTTGAATTACGATCATTATGATTGGGATAAAAAGATCTGGATACCTAGTCAAAATAAAGGGAAGCTTAACCAGATAGAGATATTAACTGATGGATTTTTACAACTTATTAATCTGAAAGAACTTCAAATTCATGAGCAGGAGATCAAAGACTTTACGATTATTGGAAAATCTAAAAGATTAAAGCATATAAACATATATGGTTCTTTAATTAAAGATGCTTCCTTTTTGCAAGGATTGAGCGCTTTGCAAACATTAGATTTGAGGTCTAACCGGATCGAGGACACCTCCTTTTTGCAAGGATTGAGCGCTTTGCAAACTTTAGATTTGAGTTCTAACCGGATCGAGGACATCTCCTATTTGCAAGGATTGAGCGCTTTGCAAACTTTAGATTTGAGTTCTAACCGAATCGGGGACTTCTCCTATTTGCAAGGATTGAGCGCTTTGCAAACTTTATATTTGCGTGATAACCGAATCGAGGACATCTCCTATTTGCAAGGATTGAGCGCTTTGCAAACTTTAGATTTGAGGTCTAACCGAATCGAGGGCATCTCCTATTTGCAAGGATTGAGCGCTTTGCAAACTTTACATTTGCGTGATAACCAAATCGAGGACATTTCCTATTTGCAAGGATTGAGCGCTTTGCAAACATTAGATTTGAGTTCTAACCGAATCGAGGGCATCTCCTATTTGCAAGGATTGAGCGCTTTGCAAACTTTAGATTTGAGTGCTAACCAAATCGAGGACATTTCCTATTTGCAAGGATTGAGCGCTTTGCAAACATTAGATTTGAGTTCTAACCGAATCGAGGATATCTCCTATTTGCAAGGATTGAGCGCTTTGCAAACATTATATTTGAGTGCTAACCAAATCGAGGACATCTCCTATTTGCAAGGATTGAGCGCTTTAAAAACATTATATTTGAGTAATAGCCAAATCCATAACATCTCCTATTTGCAGGGATTGAGCGCTTTGCAAACTTTAGATTTGAGTAATAGCCAAATCCATAACATCTCCTATTTGCAGGGATTGAGTGCTTTGCAAACTTTACGTTTGAGTAATAGCCAAATCCATAACATCTCCTATTTGCAAGGATTGAGCGCTTTGCGAACATTGGATTTGAGTTTTAACCAAATCGAGGATATCTCCTATTTGCAAGGATTGAGCGCTTTGCGAACTTTAGATTTGAGTTATAACCAAATCCAGGACATCTCCTATTTGCAAGGATTGAACGTTTTGCAAACTTTAAATTTGAGGTCTAACCACGTCCAGGATATCTCCTATTTGCAGGGATTGAGCGCTTTGCAAACTTTAGATTTGAGGTCTAACCAAATCCAGAATATTAATCCACTTGTACCTTTACTTTCACATCTTGACCTAACTTGGAATAATCACTCTAAAAAAGCAATAGTCATTGGCAATAACCCATTAAACACCCCCCACCTGAAATTGTCAAAGAAGGAAAAGATGCTGTATTAA
- a CDS encoding COR domain-containing protein: MYEAKMLIVGEGGVGKTTLVKKIKNANADMPPESATTRGIDIHQFSFQTNEGNNFIINMWDFGGQEIYHSTHQFFLTKRSLYVLVDDTRKDDKTVHDASFNYWLQTIDLFGAGSPLLIVQNEKGDRSKDLDIKGMQARFGEMIKERLTTNLLTNRGLQKIKDAIVYQIQRLPHVGHTLPKKWAEIRLNLVELEKTGKPYITLDRYYEICEKHTISEKERALWLSKYLHDLGVFLHFQEDAILRKTIVLNNEWATEAVYKVIDDEKVKSQKGRFLKSDAYKIWGESQYCDMHEELLALMKKFELCYEVQDAEFNQYLIPQLMPIAQTEYDWELTKNLHLRYEYEFMPKGLLSRFMVRLNRHIKQPELAWRTGVILEKEDAKAEVIETYGRREITIRAVGSNRKALMTIISDELDELNRKFEGLKVKKLIPCNWRCATRLW, translated from the coding sequence TTGTATGAAGCAAAAATGCTCATCGTAGGAGAAGGAGGTGTAGGAAAAACGACCTTGGTAAAGAAAATAAAAAATGCAAACGCTGATATGCCTCCAGAAAGTGCAACGACTAGAGGGATTGATATTCACCAATTTTCTTTTCAGACCAATGAGGGCAATAATTTTATCATCAATATGTGGGATTTTGGTGGGCAGGAAATATACCATTCTACGCACCAGTTTTTTTTAACCAAGCGCTCCTTATATGTTTTAGTTGACGACACACGTAAGGATGATAAAACGGTACACGATGCTTCATTCAATTACTGGTTACAGACTATTGATTTATTTGGCGCAGGTAGTCCCCTATTGATTGTACAGAATGAAAAAGGAGACCGAAGCAAAGATTTAGATATTAAGGGTATGCAAGCCCGATTTGGTGAAATGATCAAAGAAAGACTCACAACCAATTTATTAACTAATCGAGGGCTACAAAAAATTAAAGACGCCATCGTTTACCAAATCCAAAGATTGCCTCACGTAGGACATACTTTACCCAAAAAATGGGCCGAAATAAGACTGAATTTGGTAGAACTTGAAAAAACTGGTAAGCCCTATATTACCCTAGATAGGTACTACGAAATTTGTGAGAAACATACAATTTCGGAAAAAGAAAGAGCATTGTGGTTGAGCAAGTATCTCCACGATTTAGGTGTATTTCTCCACTTCCAGGAAGATGCTATACTTAGAAAAACCATTGTCCTTAACAACGAATGGGCCACGGAGGCTGTATACAAAGTCATTGACGACGAAAAAGTAAAAAGCCAAAAAGGAAGATTTTTAAAATCTGATGCTTATAAAATCTGGGGGGAAAGTCAGTATTGTGATATGCATGAAGAATTGCTGGCTTTGATGAAAAAATTTGAACTCTGCTATGAAGTTCAAGATGCTGAGTTCAACCAATACCTGATTCCTCAATTGATGCCCATCGCTCAAACTGAGTATGATTGGGAACTGACTAAAAATTTGCACCTAAGATACGAATACGAGTTTATGCCCAAAGGCTTATTGAGCCGTTTTATGGTTCGCCTCAATCGGCACATCAAGCAACCTGAATTGGCTTGGAGAACGGGAGTGATTTTAGAAAAAGAAGATGCAAAAGCTGAAGTTATTGAAACATATGGGCGGCGTGAAATCACTATCCGAGCAGTTGGGAGCAATCGTAAGGCCCTGATGACCATAATATCCGATGAATTAGATGAGTTGAATCGCAAGTTTGAAGGCTTAAAAGTAAAAAAACTTATTCCCTGTAATTGGCGCTGCGCGACTAGATTATGGTAA
- a CDS encoding DNA polymerase III subunit gamma/tau: MSNFVVSARKYRPVTFEDVVGQEHVTNTLKNALRNDHLAHAFLFCGPRGVGKTTCARILAKVINCQNPSPELEPCNTCSSCTSFNDNASFNISELDAASNNSVEHIRALIEQVRFQPQQGKYKVFIIDEVHMLSQQAFNAFLKTLEEPPSYAIFILATTEKHKIIPTILSRCQIFDFKRIQAPAMVRHLQGISTKENITANEEALHVIAQKADGALRDALSIFDRIVSYSGSHINYEDVILNLNVLDYDYYFKIVDALLVEDLAQVMLLFDEILNKGFESDIFINGLAEHLRNVLMCKDPQTISLLELTDNLKERYRTQAHISPSSFLLTALNLCNDCDINYRMARNRRLHVEMALIKMTYINRAVEISAGAAEKKNPESDVTPIEPVSSTPIQTTTAPNIPAKKTGNSAPAERNETVPEQGSSATPSQQTEPTPAHLVSTPRIGRLDDLMAEVHAETEHSAAQPVLVITQESIEKAWAGYLTKVEQETTRNILNNIPLHWADPVLTAKVGSNLVESTLRQERNLMEHLRQVFGRKDLILQIDLEKTLASEKTKPVRPLNNKERLLAMYEKNPQVKDLAEKFGLRFDGD; encoded by the coding sequence ATGAGTAATTTTGTCGTTTCGGCTCGCAAGTATCGCCCAGTCACCTTCGAGGATGTCGTGGGTCAAGAACACGTGACCAATACCCTCAAAAATGCCCTGCGCAATGATCACCTGGCGCATGCGTTTTTGTTTTGCGGCCCAAGGGGGGTAGGCAAAACGACATGTGCCCGGATCCTGGCCAAAGTCATCAACTGTCAAAACCCCAGCCCAGAGCTGGAGCCTTGCAATACTTGCTCTTCTTGTACTTCTTTCAATGACAATGCTTCTTTCAACATTTCGGAATTGGATGCGGCCTCCAACAATAGTGTGGAGCACATCCGGGCCCTGATTGAACAGGTGCGTTTTCAACCTCAGCAAGGTAAGTATAAAGTATTTATCATTGACGAGGTGCACATGCTTTCTCAACAGGCTTTTAATGCTTTTTTAAAAACCCTGGAAGAACCACCGAGCTACGCCATTTTTATTCTGGCGACTACCGAAAAACACAAAATCATTCCGACCATTCTATCCCGGTGTCAGATTTTTGATTTCAAACGCATTCAGGCTCCCGCGATGGTGCGGCATTTGCAAGGCATCAGCACCAAAGAGAACATAACCGCCAACGAAGAAGCCTTGCACGTCATTGCCCAAAAAGCCGATGGAGCCTTACGCGATGCCCTGTCTATTTTTGACCGTATTGTATCCTACTCGGGAAGCCACATCAACTATGAAGATGTGATCCTGAATCTCAACGTATTGGACTACGATTATTATTTCAAAATTGTAGATGCCCTGCTGGTAGAAGACCTGGCTCAAGTGATGTTGCTGTTTGACGAGATCCTGAACAAGGGTTTTGAATCTGATATTTTTATCAATGGCCTGGCCGAACATTTGCGGAATGTACTCATGTGTAAAGATCCCCAAACCATCAGTTTGCTGGAGCTTACCGATAATTTAAAGGAACGTTACCGCACCCAGGCACACATTTCACCCAGCTCCTTTTTGCTCACTGCGCTGAATCTCTGCAACGATTGTGACATCAATTACCGCATGGCCCGCAACAGGCGATTGCATGTGGAAATGGCCCTCATCAAAATGACTTACATCAATCGGGCAGTAGAAATTTCCGCAGGCGCGGCTGAAAAAAAAAATCCTGAGTCCGATGTAACGCCCATTGAACCAGTTTCAAGTACGCCTATCCAGACAACAACGGCTCCAAACATACCGGCCAAAAAAACGGGCAATAGCGCCCCTGCTGAGCGCAATGAAACCGTCCCGGAGCAAGGTTCCAGCGCTACACCCAGTCAACAAACCGAGCCAACACCCGCACATTTGGTTTCGACACCCCGCATTGGACGTTTGGATGACCTCATGGCGGAGGTACACGCCGAAACGGAACATTCCGCCGCCCAACCCGTACTCGTCATCACGCAGGAAAGTATCGAAAAAGCCTGGGCCGGATACCTTACCAAAGTTGAACAAGAAACTACCCGCAATATCCTGAACAACATTCCATTGCATTGGGCTGATCCAGTCTTAACCGCCAAAGTTGGCTCAAATCTGGTTGAAAGTACCTTGCGCCAGGAACGCAACTTGATGGAACACCTGCGCCAGGTTTTTGGCCGCAAAGACCTCATTTTACAAATTGACCTGGAAAAAACTTTGGCCAGCGAAAAAACCAAACCCGTCCGACCACTCAACAACAAAGAACGTTTGCTGGCGATGTACGAAAAAAACCCCCAGGTGAAAGACTTGGCTGAAAAATTCGGCCTGCGTTTTGACGGGGATTAA